In Streptomyces rapamycinicus NRRL 5491, the genomic stretch GCTCCTCGTAACGGCGGATCACCTCGCCCACCGGCAGCCCCGGCCACAGCGTGGTCTCGCCGCTGTCGCGGGCGATCACCATCCGCGTGCCCTCGGCCCCGTGGCCCGAGACCGGTCCGTCCGCGCGGTCCTCGGCCCACACCACGAAGCCCAGGTCGAACTCCCGGACCCGTGCCTCGCGCTGCTGATAGGCGGGCACATCGCCGTTGATCCAGAGTTCCGCGCGCTCCTGCGCCTGTGCGAAGGTCACCATCGCGCTCACCCCTCCACCGGGACGGCGTACGCGAATCCACCGTCCACCATCAGGTTCGCCACGGTCTCCAGCTCCGGCGGATTGCCCGCCAGCCGGAGCAGGAAGGCGTCGAAGTCGTCGCCGCAGGGCAGCAACAGCCGCTCCACCCGCTCCTGGACCGTCCAGCCGTCACGGTCCCGCGCGTCGTCATACGCACAGAACCACACCGAGCCGATCGCGTCACCCTTCACCTTGACCGCGATCACCCCGCCCTGGACGAAGCCGACGCCCAGATAGTCCTTGGTGAAGTGGTCCCGCAGACACTTGTTGACATAGACGAGGTCATTGACCGCCGCCTCGTCGCGCACCGTGAAGAAGGGCTGGTCGATCAGCAGCCCCAGCTCCGGGTCGAGCGCCGTGCCGACCGGTGCGCAGCCGCCCGCCGCCTTGAGGAAGGCGCGGTACGAATCGGGCAGCCGGTAGCCGAGGTCCTCCTCGACGCCGAGCACCTGCTCCTCGGTGACGGAGATGCCCCGCAGCGGCAGGCCCACATGCATCGGCCGGGTCTCCTGCAGCGGGCGGGTGCCCCGCTTCTCCTGGTCGACCTGCGCCGTGGCGAGCCCTCCGTGGTGCCGCAGCAGCGCCTTGACCTCGACCGGAATCAGCTCCATGCGCCGAGTGCCGACGACGTGGTGCCAGGTCCAGCCGTGCGGAGTGGCCACCGCCGACGCCTCGTTCCACAGCTCGTGACCGGCGGCGTGCAGCGCCGCGTTCGCCGAGACGTAGTCCGTCAGCCGGAGCTCGTCGACGC encodes the following:
- a CDS encoding HNH endonuclease, whose protein sequence is MTTGRLGQHAAPPNTAYAGQVVHFPDPVRAARHPKGVRVDENGFPDFSPYARAAAEIAEPPEGFGVDELRLTDYVSANAALHAAGHELWNEASAVATPHGWTWHHVVGTRRMELIPVEVKALLRHHGGLATAQVDQEKRGTRPLQETRPMHVGLPLRGISVTEEQVLGVEEDLGYRLPDSYRAFLKAAGGCAPVGTALDPELGLLIDQPFFTVRDEAAVNDLVYVNKCLRDHFTKDYLGVGFVQGGVIAVKVKGDAIGSVWFCAYDDARDRDGWTVQERVERLLLPCGDDFDAFLLRLAGNPPELETVANLMVDGGFAYAVPVEG